From one Leptospira noumeaensis genomic stretch:
- a CDS encoding response regulator transcription factor, with amino-acid sequence MTPKKKVLLVEDHAVTRVGVKHVVNSSADFEVVGEAEHSSQIVALLSETRPDFVLLDLRIPGENVLNMVKDWKKEHPNLKVVTLTMLDEQPIVHSAIEAGVDGYLLKSDDLSSLTKNLNEIASGKTVYSKNLKLSFNRKPQDGKVANKKEKQILTLLGHGKTYQEIGTEIGLSKRTVEYHVGRLKDRFNAKTVAELIGRAKEQMLI; translated from the coding sequence ATGACACCTAAAAAGAAGGTATTACTTGTGGAAGACCATGCCGTGACTCGAGTCGGGGTCAAACACGTCGTGAACTCTTCAGCCGATTTTGAAGTTGTGGGAGAAGCAGAACATTCCTCTCAAATTGTAGCCCTCTTAAGTGAAACAAGGCCTGACTTTGTCCTTCTTGATTTGCGAATTCCGGGCGAAAACGTGCTCAATATGGTGAAGGATTGGAAAAAAGAACATCCAAACCTCAAAGTGGTCACTCTTACCATGCTCGATGAACAGCCGATTGTTCATTCTGCGATTGAAGCCGGTGTGGACGGATACTTATTAAAAAGTGATGATCTAAGCAGCCTCACCAAAAATTTAAATGAGATTGCTTCGGGTAAAACGGTTTATTCCAAAAATTTAAAACTCAGTTTCAACCGCAAACCCCAAGATGGGAAAGTCGCCAATAAAAAGGAAAAACAAATTTTGACCCTTCTTGGCCACGGGAAAACCTACCAAGAAATTGGAACCGAGATTGGTCTCTCCAAAAGAACTGTGGAATACCACGTGGGTCGTTTGAAAGATCGTTTTAATGCAAAAACCGTAGCAGAACTCATCGGCCGAGCCAAAGAACAAATGTTAATCTAG
- the groL gene encoding chaperonin GroEL (60 kDa chaperone family; promotes refolding of misfolded polypeptides especially under stressful conditions; forms two stacked rings of heptamers to form a barrel-shaped 14mer; ends can be capped by GroES; misfolded proteins enter the barrel where they are refolded when GroES binds): MAKTIEFDETARRKLLSGVNKLANAVKVTLGPKGRNVVIDKKFGAPTITKDGVTVAKEIELEDAIENMGAQMVKEVSTKTNDIAGDGTTTATILAQAIINEGLKNVTAGANPMALKHGIDKAVLSAVEEIKKHAIKINSKAEYANVATISANNDPEIGNLIAQAFDKVGKEGVITVDEAKSIETTLDIVEGMQFDRGYVSPYMVTDPEAMIATFNDPFILIYDKKIASMKDLLPVLEKIAQAGRPLVIIAEEVEGEALATIVVNTLRKTIQCVAVKAPGFGDRRKAMLEDIAILTGGQVISEDLGMKLENADVKMLGRAKKVVVDKENTTIIEGAGASKDIQGRVNQIKKQIEDTTSDYDREKLQERLAKLAGGVAVIHVGAATEVEMKEKKARVEDALSATRAAVEEGIVPGGGLTLLRAQDAVKALKLSGDEQTGANIILRALEEPIRMITSNAGLEGSVIVEQARARKGNEGFNALTMVWEDLIKAGVVDPAKVVRSALQNAASIGAMILTTEVTITDKPEPKDAVGAGMGGMGGMGGMGGMGGMM; encoded by the coding sequence ATGGCTAAAACAATTGAATTTGATGAAACAGCTCGTAGAAAACTTCTTAGTGGAGTGAACAAACTTGCTAACGCAGTAAAAGTAACTCTTGGACCAAAAGGTCGTAACGTAGTCATCGACAAAAAATTCGGAGCACCTACCATCACTAAAGACGGTGTAACTGTTGCGAAAGAAATCGAACTAGAAGACGCAATCGAAAACATGGGCGCGCAAATGGTGAAGGAAGTTTCTACAAAAACTAACGACATCGCCGGTGACGGAACAACAACTGCAACCATCCTTGCACAAGCCATCATCAATGAAGGTTTGAAAAACGTTACTGCGGGTGCAAACCCAATGGCTCTCAAACACGGAATTGATAAAGCGGTTCTTTCTGCTGTAGAAGAAATCAAAAAACACGCTATCAAAATCAATAGCAAAGCAGAATACGCAAACGTTGCCACCATCTCTGCAAACAATGATCCTGAAATCGGTAACCTAATTGCTCAAGCTTTTGACAAAGTAGGTAAAGAAGGTGTGATCACTGTTGATGAAGCTAAATCAATTGAAACCACTCTTGATATCGTAGAGGGTATGCAATTTGATCGTGGATACGTTTCACCTTATATGGTAACTGATCCAGAAGCAATGATCGCAACTTTTAACGATCCATTCATCTTAATTTACGACAAAAAAATTGCGTCTATGAAAGACCTTCTCCCTGTGCTTGAAAAAATTGCACAAGCGGGAAGACCACTCGTCATCATCGCAGAAGAAGTAGAAGGCGAAGCTCTTGCTACTATCGTAGTAAACACTCTTCGTAAAACCATCCAATGTGTGGCTGTAAAAGCTCCTGGTTTTGGTGATAGAAGAAAAGCAATGCTCGAAGACATTGCCATCCTTACTGGTGGACAAGTGATTTCTGAAGACCTCGGAATGAAATTGGAAAACGCTGATGTGAAGATGCTTGGTCGTGCGAAAAAAGTGGTAGTGGACAAAGAAAACACAACCATCATCGAAGGTGCTGGTGCTTCTAAAGACATCCAAGGCCGAGTCAACCAAATCAAAAAACAAATCGAAGATACTACATCTGATTACGATCGTGAAAAACTCCAAGAACGCCTTGCAAAACTTGCTGGTGGTGTTGCGGTAATCCACGTTGGTGCAGCTACTGAAGTAGAAATGAAAGAGAAAAAAGCTCGTGTAGAAGATGCTCTTTCTGCAACTCGTGCGGCTGTGGAAGAAGGAATTGTTCCTGGTGGTGGACTCACACTTCTTCGTGCACAAGATGCGGTAAAAGCTCTTAAACTCAGTGGTGACGAACAAACAGGTGCGAACATCATCTTACGTGCATTAGAAGAACCTATTCGTATGATCACTTCCAATGCTGGTCTTGAAGGATCAGTCATTGTGGAACAAGCTCGTGCCCGTAAAGGAAACGAAGGATTCAACGCACTCACTATGGTTTGGGAAGACCTAATTAAAGCTGGTGTGGTTGACCCTGCAAAAGTGGTTCGTTCTGCTCTTCAAAACGCAGCGTCCATTGGAGCAATGATCCTCACTACAGAAGTAACCATCACTGACAAACCAGAACCTAAAGATGCTGTAGGTGCTGGAATGGGCGGTATGGGAGGAATGGGTGGTATGGGAGGAATGGGCGGCATGATGTAA
- a CDS encoding hybrid sensor histidine kinase/response regulator, which yields MDVARFSISSLFRSILFLLLFTVFFQCNRTIPSLAPAKTIVGGILDLSEEDPKTLDPFPLAGEWDAFPGELPETEEEFKALDQKEPTRLAIPAYWVNQNLPAHGFVTYRLKLKVKDHINLMFYLRETSSAYRAYYHNVERGLVLLGSAGKVSKTKEGSVGYFLETGRSFRATPSTVIYLQISNYLYSRGGPYYSPVLGEVGKTVLYLRFKERKKAFFFATFLVLAISHLFLFIHRRKDKSPLWFSLLCISWLIRILLFDRVSRDWFVASDWLEMFQIRLEYIAFCGIQVFSLLFFFQNQTNFFPDKYKRYLLVPILLEFLVIATTPYAVYTKLLIFSQAYMAFILVIAMVAAFRSCFQRETRYIGSIILFGTVVILSATIYDSVVFFKRWDLPMLTELAFAIFCMCLAIVISKQNAHTWETAEYLTLNLRKEVEWKTIELRKEKEKAEKTGELKDKFISIVSHDIRSPLFGISSVFNLLTESPPSLSPERAKQVLGEASTGLKNILSMVEELIKYSRFQNASVFPDYQLFDFRQITDQLIERVQEMAKPKNISIITHIEESSIGIGDPNLIEHLIWNLLTNAVKFTKESGTVEISLSEKDKHWSLRVVDTGIGMSSYWAEHILEEGFLFVRKGTADEMGAGVGLAFCKEVAERHGAELKVRSEEEKGSSVEFLLPNFEKIVLVLDDNPGYRKQIRKVLKDLPCILWEEEYPDHALLSVGRLKPDLIIVDFSMPERTGVDFLRDLYSNSEMEEIRSILVSSSHTDPNTGYKLEATVIEIGGDAFLTKTSPDIKLVELVKRLLDLET from the coding sequence TTGGATGTGGCACGTTTCTCGATTTCCTCTTTATTTCGATCTATTTTGTTCCTCCTTCTCTTTACCGTTTTTTTCCAATGCAATCGCACCATTCCTTCTTTGGCACCAGCGAAAACCATTGTCGGAGGAATCCTCGATCTTTCTGAAGAAGATCCAAAAACTTTGGATCCTTTTCCACTTGCAGGTGAGTGGGATGCCTTCCCTGGAGAACTTCCGGAAACTGAAGAGGAATTTAAGGCTCTCGATCAAAAAGAACCTACAAGGCTCGCCATACCTGCCTATTGGGTGAACCAAAACCTTCCAGCCCATGGGTTTGTCACTTACCGTTTGAAGTTAAAGGTCAAAGACCACATCAATTTAATGTTTTATCTTAGGGAAACTTCTTCAGCATACAGGGCTTATTACCATAATGTAGAAAGAGGTCTTGTACTCCTTGGCTCAGCAGGAAAAGTTTCCAAAACCAAAGAGGGCTCTGTTGGTTATTTTTTAGAAACAGGAAGGTCTTTTCGTGCAACACCTTCCACAGTCATATACTTACAAATTTCTAACTATCTCTATTCCCGTGGTGGCCCATATTATTCGCCCGTGTTAGGTGAAGTGGGGAAAACTGTTTTGTATTTACGGTTTAAAGAAAGAAAAAAAGCATTTTTCTTTGCCACTTTCCTTGTCCTTGCCATTTCTCATTTGTTTTTGTTTATCCACCGAAGAAAGGACAAATCACCTCTTTGGTTTTCTTTACTTTGTATTTCTTGGCTCATTCGTATTTTACTTTTTGATCGAGTGTCAAGGGATTGGTTTGTTGCTTCCGATTGGCTCGAGATGTTTCAGATTCGATTGGAATACATTGCCTTTTGTGGGATTCAAGTTTTTAGTCTTCTGTTTTTCTTTCAAAACCAAACAAACTTTTTTCCAGATAAATATAAAAGGTATCTTCTTGTTCCGATTTTACTCGAGTTTTTAGTCATCGCCACCACACCGTACGCTGTGTATACTAAACTTTTGATTTTTAGCCAAGCTTATATGGCTTTCATACTTGTGATTGCCATGGTTGCAGCCTTTCGTTCCTGTTTTCAGAGAGAAACCAGATACATCGGAAGTATCATTTTGTTTGGAACCGTTGTGATTCTTTCCGCAACCATCTACGATTCTGTTGTATTTTTCAAACGTTGGGATTTGCCCATGTTAACAGAACTTGCTTTTGCTATTTTTTGTATGTGTCTTGCCATCGTGATTTCCAAACAAAACGCACATACTTGGGAAACAGCAGAGTATCTAACACTCAATTTACGAAAAGAAGTGGAATGGAAAACCATCGAACTCAGGAAAGAAAAAGAAAAAGCGGAAAAAACAGGGGAACTGAAAGATAAATTCATCTCCATCGTTTCGCACGACATTCGTTCTCCACTCTTTGGAATCTCATCTGTATTCAATTTACTAACAGAATCTCCTCCCTCTCTCTCTCCGGAAAGAGCCAAACAAGTGCTTGGTGAAGCCTCCACAGGACTCAAAAACATTCTCAGTATGGTTGAGGAACTGATCAAATACTCAAGGTTCCAAAATGCCTCCGTATTTCCTGATTACCAACTTTTTGATTTCCGCCAAATCACTGACCAACTCATCGAACGAGTTCAGGAAATGGCAAAACCCAAAAATATATCCATCATCACCCATATCGAAGAATCTTCTATTGGAATTGGGGATCCGAATCTAATTGAACATTTGATTTGGAACCTCCTAACCAATGCAGTCAAATTCACTAAAGAATCCGGGACTGTCGAAATTTCTCTCTCTGAGAAAGACAAACATTGGAGTCTGAGAGTGGTCGATACCGGAATCGGAATGTCTTCTTATTGGGCGGAACATATTTTGGAAGAGGGTTTTCTTTTTGTTCGAAAGGGAACAGCTGATGAGATGGGAGCAGGGGTTGGCCTTGCTTTTTGTAAAGAGGTGGCCGAAAGACACGGTGCTGAACTCAAAGTCCGTTCCGAAGAAGAGAAAGGAAGTTCGGTTGAGTTTTTATTGCCTAACTTTGAGAAAATTGTCTTGGTATTGGATGACAATCCAGGTTATAGAAAACAAATTCGTAAAGTCCTAAAAGACCTACCGTGTATCCTTTGGGAAGAAGAGTATCCCGATCATGCCCTTCTTTCTGTCGGCCGTTTGAAACCGGATCTGATCATTGTGGATTTTTCCATGCCAGAAAGAACAGGTGTGGATTTCCTACGTGATTTGTATTCCAATTCCGAAATGGAGGAAATTCGTTCCATTTTGGTTTCTAGTTCTCATACCGATCCCAATACGGGTTACAAATTGGAAGCCACAGTGATTGAAATCGGTGGAGATGCTTTTTTAACAAAAACATCCCCTGATATAAAGTTGGTGGAACTAGTGAAACGACTGTTAGATCTAGAAACCTAG
- a CDS encoding cyclic nucleotide-binding domain-containing protein, translating to MNTKVESLKKIYLFQKLNQDELLHIAEKIREVHLPPRNVLYDIGEEAESMFIVKYGTLQISTATSHGDDVNLITLGEGDHFGELPFFDDEKRSAKVEAKENSELYELRYSDLHDMFSKNKEMELKFYKEVTHYYIRRLRKLTHDLAYARELRKRFA from the coding sequence ATGAATACTAAAGTAGAGAGTCTCAAAAAAATATATCTCTTCCAAAAGTTAAACCAAGACGAACTGTTACACATTGCTGAAAAGATCCGGGAAGTCCACCTTCCTCCTCGGAATGTTTTGTATGATATTGGCGAGGAAGCCGAGTCCATGTTCATCGTTAAGTATGGAACGTTACAAATTTCCACTGCCACTAGTCACGGAGACGATGTGAACCTCATCACTCTCGGAGAAGGGGATCACTTTGGGGAATTGCCTTTTTTTGATGATGAAAAACGCTCTGCGAAAGTAGAAGCCAAAGAAAATTCTGAATTATACGAACTTCGCTATTCTGATTTGCATGATATGTTTTCCAAAAACAAAGAAATGGAGCTCAAATTTTATAAGGAAGTGACCCATTATTACATCCGCAGACTCCGAAAGTTGACCCACGATTTGGCGTATGCCCGGGAACTTCGGAAACGATTCGCGTAA
- the groES gene encoding co-chaperone GroES: MASIKPLGDRVVVEPKNESEEKIGSIIVPDTAKEKPQEGKVIAVGQGRYEDGKLVPLEVKVGDTVLYGKYSGTEIKQGGRDLLIIRESDILGVVTN, translated from the coding sequence ATGGCATCAATCAAACCTTTAGGCGACCGAGTGGTCGTAGAGCCAAAGAATGAGTCGGAAGAAAAAATCGGATCCATCATCGTACCGGACACCGCGAAAGAAAAACCACAAGAAGGGAAAGTCATCGCAGTGGGACAAGGCCGTTATGAAGACGGAAAACTCGTTCCTTTAGAAGTAAAGGTTGGAGATACAGTTCTCTACGGAAAGTATTCCGGAACTGAAATCAAACAAGGCGGACGTGATTTACTCATCATCCGTGAAAGCGACATCCTCGGTGTTGTTACAAACTAA
- a CDS encoding DNA-binding protein — protein MDPEILTEKIVTQNKTFLVDLKKNQAGFYLKVSEWSNSKKSSIFLPAEGIDRMIEILNQFKSRISDNENTKDPELGAF, from the coding sequence GTGGACCCCGAAATCCTAACCGAGAAGATCGTAACGCAAAATAAGACTTTCTTGGTGGATTTGAAGAAGAACCAGGCGGGATTCTACCTGAAAGTATCGGAATGGTCGAATAGCAAAAAATCCTCGATCTTTCTTCCGGCAGAAGGGATCGATCGAATGATCGAAATCTTGAATCAATTTAAAAGCCGGATATCCGATAATGAGAATACGAAAGACCCGGAGTTAGGAGCCTTTTAG
- a CDS encoding helicase HerA-like domain-containing protein yields MAKKSDVFVSKIKEGYPTQGSLYLGSGVFDGETFKEASVSIPLSTLNRHGLIAGATGTGKTKTLQLLTEALSEAGVPVVLMDIKGDLSGLAESGEENDKIKERTKALGIDWKPSSYPVEFLSLSKEPGVRLRATIAEFGPVLISRILELNDTQSSVVSLVFKYCDDLGLPILDTKDFKKALQYINDAGKEELEKEYGTVSSQSISIILRKLIELEGQGGEDFFGEPSFDVNDLLQTESKKGSVSIIRLTDIQTKPRLFSTFMLSLLTEIYATFPEEGDLEKPKLVLFIDEAHLVFDEASNDLLKQLETMVRLIRSKGVGIIFCTQSPTDLPKEILGQLGLKIQHALRAFTANDRKAIKTASENYPETEFYDTKEVITTLGIGEAFITALSPKGTPTPLVHTLLAPPASRMGTLKPDELAAKIKKSDLVKKYETTLDRESAHEMLSKKMETIADETETAEEESGEKKTKNKRTKEKEDPSFVETLSKNPLAREVGRTVAKEVTRGILGMLGVTPKKGSKRKKTGLFGF; encoded by the coding sequence ATGGCTAAAAAATCAGATGTATTTGTTTCAAAAATTAAGGAAGGATACCCCACCCAAGGATCTTTGTATCTTGGTTCCGGAGTCTTTGATGGAGAAACATTTAAGGAAGCTTCCGTTTCCATCCCCCTTTCCACTCTCAACCGGCATGGACTGATTGCAGGTGCCACAGGAACCGGTAAAACCAAAACCTTACAACTTCTTACCGAAGCGCTATCAGAAGCAGGTGTTCCCGTAGTCCTCATGGACATCAAAGGAGACCTTTCAGGACTGGCAGAGTCTGGCGAAGAAAATGATAAAATCAAAGAAAGAACGAAAGCCCTCGGCATCGATTGGAAACCTTCTTCTTACCCTGTAGAATTTTTGTCTCTCTCCAAAGAACCGGGAGTGCGCCTACGGGCAACGATTGCGGAGTTTGGGCCGGTGCTTATCTCTCGAATTTTAGAATTGAATGATACACAAAGCAGCGTGGTCTCTCTCGTTTTTAAATACTGTGATGATTTAGGTCTTCCCATCCTGGATACAAAAGATTTTAAAAAAGCACTTCAGTACATCAATGATGCGGGCAAAGAAGAACTAGAAAAAGAATACGGAACGGTTTCTTCTCAAAGTATCTCCATCATTTTACGTAAACTCATCGAACTGGAAGGCCAAGGCGGAGAAGATTTTTTTGGAGAACCATCTTTTGATGTGAATGATCTTTTGCAGACAGAATCAAAAAAAGGAAGTGTGTCCATCATTCGTCTGACAGACATCCAAACCAAACCTCGCCTCTTCTCTACTTTTATGTTGTCTCTCCTCACAGAAATTTATGCGACCTTTCCAGAAGAAGGAGATTTAGAAAAACCAAAACTTGTTTTATTCATTGATGAGGCCCATTTGGTTTTTGATGAAGCTTCGAATGATTTACTGAAACAACTGGAAACCATGGTGCGACTCATTCGTTCGAAAGGTGTAGGCATTATCTTTTGTACCCAATCTCCCACAGACCTACCTAAAGAAATTTTGGGTCAACTTGGTCTTAAAATCCAACATGCACTCCGCGCTTTTACAGCAAATGACCGCAAAGCGATCAAAACTGCTTCTGAAAATTATCCCGAAACAGAATTTTATGATACCAAGGAAGTCATTACCACACTGGGAATTGGTGAGGCTTTTATCACCGCTCTTAGTCCCAAAGGAACACCGACTCCCCTCGTTCATACTTTACTGGCACCACCCGCTTCTCGGATGGGGACTTTGAAACCTGACGAGCTGGCTGCAAAAATCAAAAAATCGGATTTAGTCAAAAAATACGAAACCACACTCGATCGGGAAAGTGCTCACGAAATGCTTTCTAAAAAAATGGAAACCATCGCCGACGAAACTGAGACCGCCGAAGAAGAGTCAGGTGAGAAAAAAACCAAAAACAAACGCACCAAAGAAAAAGAAGATCCTAGTTTTGTAGAGACCCTATCCAAAAATCCACTCGCCCGGGAAGTGGGCCGAACGGTTGCCAAAGAGGTCACAAGGGGGATCCTCGGAATGCTCGGGGTCACTCCCAAAAAAGGTTCTAAACGCAAAAAAACCGGCCTTTTCGGGTTCTAA